TTAAAATAAACTTTGTGAACTTATCAAGCCTTCCCCCACCAACATTTTTAGGCCCTCCAAACTGTACTTCGCTTTCGTACGGCTTCAAATCGTCCAGATGCTCGGATTCAAATTGTTTAAAAATATTTTCTACTTCGGAATATTTTTTTACTTTCGATAGGTTTGAAAAGTTTCCAGCTCCAGCGAGCTCATTATATTTATCTTTTCGCTCAGTGTTATCTTCAATTTTTCTAATTTCTGCGAATTCTGGCAGTTGTAACTCTGAAGCATAATATCTTTGAACTATTTTCTCCATGAATTGAATTTTTTTTGTTACAATTAACTTGTTATCTGTAATGTATTTTTTAAATTCTTCTTCCTCACAGTCTTTTAATCCGCAAAAAGTAACTCGAATTTCTATTGTTTGGGAAGTATCCCTATTAAAAAAATCTTCATTGTTCAGATTCAAACCAGTCAAATCATAAAAACAGTTAATGGCCTGTAAAAAAGTTGACTTTCCCGCTCCATTTCTACCAATCAAAGCAGTATATTTATTACATTCCAAAATACCATCTTTTATAGCACGAAAATTTTTCACAGCTACTTCCTGAATGAACATTTTCCCATCCTTCCCCTCTATACTTTTTCAAACACAAACAAATAATCATATATTATTAGTAGAAAGTTAAATTTTCTTGACTGGATTTTTCAGTACAGTGTTGAACTACAATTATACCGTTCCATTCTATTTAACCAACTTCCTCAAAAATCATGACCTCGTACCGCTTTATATTTTCATACTTAAATTTAACCAACCAAAAATTTTCCCTGTTATAGCTTTTTATAGTTTTCTGGAAATCCTTCCCCTCAGTGCAATCAAGCATCTTACTGTTTTTAACGTCAGCGCCGTCCATGTCCCGTGTAAACCATTAGCCGTTATCAAGAAATATTTTTTCTTTCCGTTCACCTCAGACAGCAACCCTGATCTTGCCACATTTTAACTTTCTCTTTTCATTCAAAACAAACTCTGTTTGCTTTGACTCTGCTGGATCGTTCTTGTATCCAATTTGCCCTTGATTGATTCTTGCTTTGGCAATTTTAAAAAACTCATCATCAATTTCAAGCCCTGTAAAATTCCTTCCAAGACGTTTTGCCACTGCTCCCGTTGTGCCGGAACCCATAAACGGATCAAGCACATTATCGCCTTCCTTGCTTCCAAGAAGGATAATTCTTTCCATAAGCTTCTCCGGTTTCTCTGTCGGATGCTTTGTTTTATGCCTTTCAGCCGACAAGGTCCAAAGATTTCTCATTTGTTTTCCTTCGTTTATTTGTTTACCTAAAGCATAGTTAAAATAATACTTCTTCGTTTTGCTGGCTAGCCATATAATCTCTGTTGATGGCGCTAGGCGGTTTGTCTGTAATAACGGAGTTGCATTTGGTTTAAACCACACAATATCATTTATTATCCAAAGTCCTAACTGTTTAAGTACTACACCTATGGACGGATGATTATGAAGCGTGCCGGATATCCATATTGTGCCGCTATCTTTCAGAACACGAACGCATTTTTCAACCCATTTCCTGTTAAATTCATGTATATCTTCTATTTGATCCCATTCACCTTTATTA
This region of Candidatus Goldiibacteriota bacterium genomic DNA includes:
- a CDS encoding site-specific DNA-methyltransferase, with product MTNVNLIKGDAFNKLDELEPNSFDLIFADPPYNLSGKGFVTCKNGKPVTCNKGEWDQIEDIHEFNRKWVEKCVRVLKDSGTIWISGTLHNHPSIGVVLKQLGLWIINDIVWFKPNATPLLQTNRLAPSTEIIWLASKTKKYYFNYALGKQINEGKQMRNLWTLSAERHKTKHPTEKPEKLMERIILLGSKEGDNVLDPFMGSGTTGAVAKRLGRNFTGLEIDDEFFKIAKARINQGQIGYKNDPAESKQTEFVLNEKRKLKCGKIRVAV